A region of Takifugu flavidus isolate HTHZ2018 chromosome 2, ASM371156v2, whole genome shotgun sequence DNA encodes the following proteins:
- the LOC130521775 gene encoding GRB10-interacting GYF protein 2-like: MAQRGTQQLKQESSMETWREEVQHLREALAEKEEQLSRVVKRRQMRTVAHVEALTLLNSTQAALKESELKCASLEETLHSQQQENEETHRRELMEQEEGLNQKLLVIQEEFETKLEEERQRSHEEKEAMRQQLFLEEKKFQKLLDEETQKYHEKILQKEELMKQQLVVKEENFNRMLADVHQRWERTAQTWVQMNEELEHKFKESQRFRQHEEAKTKEELQRLSEAILQLELQVSKKQKKKLLWMDQEKDEVLEKMN, from the exons atggcacagagaggaacccagcagctgaagcaagaatcatccatggagacttggagggaagaggtccagcatctcagagaagccctggctgagaaggaggagcagctcagcagggtagtgaagaggcgacaaatgagaactgtggcccatgtggaggccctgaccctgctgaacagcacacaagctgctctgaaggagagcgagctgaaatgtgcttctctggaggaaaccctccacagccagcagcaggagaacgaggagacacacaggagagagctgatggagcaggaggaaggcctgaatcagaagctccttgtgatccaggaggaatttgagacgaagctggaggaagaaaggcaaagatctcatgaagagaaagaggccatgaggcagcagctctttctggaaGAAAAGAAGTTCCAGAAACTTCTTGATGAAGAGACACAAAAATATCACGAGAAGATCCTGCAAAAAGAAGagttgatgaagcagcagctggtggttaaagaagagaactttaacaggatgctggctgatgttcatcagcggtgggagaggaccgctcagacatgggtccagatgaacgaagagctggagcacaagtTCAAGGAGAGCCAACGTTTCAGGCAACATGAGGAGGcaaagaccaaagaggagctccagaggctctctgaagcgatcctccaacttgag cttcaagtatcaaagaagcagaagaagaagcttctGTGGATGGATCAGGAAAaagatgaggttctggaaaaaatgaattaa